A DNA window from Haloactinospora alba contains the following coding sequences:
- the rpmE gene encoding 50S ribosomal protein L31: MKSDIHPQYIVTQVTCTCGNSFTTRSTASEGVIRADICSACHPFYTGKQKILDTGGRVARFEQRFGKRK, encoded by the coding sequence GTGAAATCCGATATCCACCCCCAGTACATCGTCACTCAGGTGACCTGCACCTGCGGAAACTCATTCACCACCCGCAGTACCGCGAGTGAGGGTGTCATCCGCGCGGACATCTGCTCGGCATGCCACCCGTTCTACACGGGCAAGCAGAAGATCCTGGACACCGGCGGCCGGGTGGCCCGCTTCGAGCAGCGTTTCGGCAAGCGCAAGTAG
- a CDS encoding OmpA family protein has translation MARTTLLAPIALLTTGSLLLSGCSLFDSEGPPPVEEDFPYTREGHIFQDTGNDEKLRFSVTALERTPDYTVMHYEVSYPDGFEGSNRNLSMANTLVDPMTGKVFREYTDEEGLKYGSASPNGDGLYPVFDGVTNEYRRYFPRLPDKVDQVTFIGSGLGAMTGIPVQDVEEDRSGPQDPNGPEHLTPDDPPDGENLTFENRPPEDGAEADTGWVESFVDSDIASITRDGDRETISLHSDVMFEFDESDLTEEAEDVVRQASDSLANNVEANDSEITIVGHTDSKGTDAYNQNLSEERARTVRELLVEELGNEYSYEVEGRGSTEPIAVEGGPDDEEARARNRRVEFSYDVTTPGSQEEGDDDGLGVAQRTVTWPAPFTEDNGDVVASEEREDVQLEVYPLRRDGAYVIATVALTNNSDEPVIPDMGADGSAQAGGPEQFSSGSLGGLQLLDPESDLERYVAQMNLEGGTSSGFAEEVHELQPGNTYDLVAVFAAPPEGTEELTLRAGPFGELEEIPIEE, from the coding sequence ATGGCGCGGACGACGCTCCTGGCCCCGATAGCGTTGCTGACCACGGGCAGCCTTCTTCTCAGCGGCTGCAGCCTGTTCGACTCGGAGGGTCCGCCGCCTGTCGAGGAGGACTTCCCCTACACCAGGGAGGGGCACATCTTCCAGGACACCGGTAACGACGAGAAGCTGCGCTTCTCCGTCACCGCACTGGAACGCACCCCCGACTACACGGTGATGCACTACGAGGTGAGCTACCCCGACGGGTTCGAGGGCAGCAACCGCAACCTCAGCATGGCCAACACCCTGGTGGATCCCATGACGGGGAAGGTGTTCCGCGAGTACACCGACGAGGAGGGGTTGAAGTACGGCTCGGCCAGTCCGAACGGCGACGGGCTGTACCCCGTCTTCGACGGGGTCACCAACGAGTACCGCAGGTACTTCCCGCGCCTGCCGGACAAGGTGGACCAGGTGACCTTCATCGGTAGCGGCCTGGGCGCCATGACGGGCATCCCGGTCCAGGACGTCGAGGAGGACCGGTCCGGCCCCCAGGACCCCAACGGCCCGGAGCATCTCACCCCCGACGACCCGCCCGACGGGGAGAACCTCACCTTCGAGAACCGGCCCCCCGAGGACGGCGCCGAGGCCGACACCGGGTGGGTGGAGAGTTTCGTCGACTCCGACATCGCATCCATCACCCGGGACGGCGACCGGGAGACGATCTCGCTGCACTCCGACGTGATGTTCGAGTTCGACGAGTCGGACCTGACCGAGGAAGCCGAGGACGTGGTCCGCCAGGCGTCCGACTCGCTGGCCAACAACGTCGAGGCCAACGACTCGGAGATCACGATCGTGGGCCACACCGACAGCAAGGGGACCGACGCCTACAACCAGAACCTCTCCGAGGAACGCGCGCGGACGGTGCGGGAACTGCTGGTGGAGGAGCTGGGCAACGAGTACTCCTACGAGGTGGAGGGGCGCGGCAGCACCGAACCCATCGCCGTGGAGGGCGGCCCGGACGACGAGGAGGCGCGCGCCCGCAACCGCCGGGTGGAGTTCTCCTACGACGTCACCACCCCCGGCTCCCAGGAGGAGGGGGACGACGACGGGCTCGGCGTCGCCCAGCGCACCGTGACCTGGCCGGCCCCGTTCACCGAGGACAACGGGGACGTCGTGGCCTCCGAGGAGCGCGAGGACGTGCAACTGGAGGTCTACCCGCTGCGGCGCGACGGTGCCTACGTGATCGCCACGGTGGCGCTGACCAACAACTCCGACGAACCCGTGATCCCGGACATGGGCGCTGACGGGAGCGCGCAGGCGGGCGGTCCGGAACAGTTCAGCTCGGGGTCGCTGGGAGGGCTGCAGCTCCTGGACCCCGAGTCCGACCTGGAGCGTTACGTCGCGCAGATGAACCTGGAGGGCGGTACCTCCAGCGGTTTCGCCGAGGAGGTGCACGAACTGCAACCGGGCAACACCTACGACCTGGTCGCGGTCTTCGCCGCCCCACCGGAGGGGACCGAGGAGCTCACCCTGCGCGCCGGCCCGTTCGGCGAGCTGGAAGAGATCCCCATCGAGGAGTGA
- the rho gene encoding transcription termination factor Rho, whose protein sequence is MSDTTELHTDAAVDKQQNSTASASGAESGDAASPAGKSASSRSRNQGSGLSSLKLTELQRLASSLGITGTGRMRKSDIIAAIEANQGPVSGPEADKKPAKGSGGGNAGASKAGQDAGGSASDRQAAESGAEGETASSGSPVAASDSRDSGGEQEQSERAERSARERRSSRKRGDDSGGRNKSSDGTDPSTPTSSVTKTSQAPQKSGAENKNGQSGQNQGGQGGQNNRDRQRNRRNRQNRDDGSADTQSQQGGGQSGQSQGGQNQGGNRGQDDDGGSGRRRGRRRDRRDRRGRDRQQDTEPVIQEDDVLLPVAGILDILDNYAFVRTTGYLPGSNDVYVSLSQVRKYGLRKGDAITGAVRQPREGERREKFNALVRLDTINGMAPDQSRSRPDFSKLVPLYPQERLRMENDPSDLATRIIDLVSPVGKGQRGLIVSPPKAGKTTVLQSIANAITENNPECHLMVVLVDERPEEVTDMQRTVKGEVIHSTFDRPADDHTTVAELAIERAKRLVEMGLDVVVLLESLTRLGRAYNLAAPASGRILSGGVDSTALYPPKRFFGAARNIENGGSLTILATALVETGSRMDEVIFEEFKGTGNMELKLNRQLADKRIFPAVDVDSSSTRKEEILMSNDELNIVWKLRRVLHALDTQQAMELLQDKMKDTKSNPEFLLQVQKTTVGPNDN, encoded by the coding sequence GTGAGCGACACCACCGAACTCCACACGGATGCGGCGGTCGACAAGCAACAGAACTCCACCGCGTCTGCGTCCGGTGCGGAATCCGGAGACGCGGCATCCCCAGCCGGCAAGAGCGCGTCGTCGCGGTCCCGGAACCAGGGTTCCGGGCTGTCGTCGCTGAAGCTGACCGAGCTTCAGCGGCTCGCGTCGAGCCTCGGTATCACGGGTACGGGGCGGATGCGCAAGAGCGACATCATCGCCGCGATTGAAGCTAACCAAGGCCCTGTCTCGGGGCCAGAGGCCGACAAGAAACCAGCCAAGGGCTCCGGTGGCGGGAACGCCGGGGCCAGCAAAGCCGGCCAGGACGCTGGCGGTTCGGCTTCCGATCGTCAGGCTGCCGAGTCGGGCGCGGAAGGTGAGACGGCATCCAGCGGGTCCCCGGTGGCGGCTTCCGACTCCCGGGATTCCGGGGGCGAGCAGGAACAGTCCGAGCGGGCGGAGCGGTCCGCTCGGGAGCGGCGTTCGTCCCGCAAACGCGGCGACGATTCCGGCGGCCGGAACAAATCGTCGGACGGCACTGACCCCTCGACTCCCACGAGTAGCGTGACCAAGACATCCCAGGCCCCGCAGAAGAGCGGCGCGGAGAACAAGAACGGCCAGAGCGGCCAGAACCAGGGCGGCCAGGGCGGCCAGAACAACCGGGACCGCCAGCGCAACCGCCGTAACCGCCAGAACCGGGACGACGGCTCCGCCGACACGCAGTCCCAGCAGGGCGGCGGCCAGAGCGGCCAGAGCCAGGGCGGCCAGAACCAGGGCGGCAACCGGGGCCAGGACGACGATGGCGGCAGCGGACGCCGCCGCGGACGGCGCCGTGACCGCCGCGACCGCCGCGGCCGGGACCGCCAGCAGGACACGGAGCCGGTGATCCAGGAGGACGACGTCCTGCTTCCGGTCGCCGGGATCCTCGACATCCTGGACAACTACGCGTTCGTTCGCACGACCGGCTACCTTCCCGGGTCCAACGACGTGTACGTCTCGCTGTCCCAGGTGCGCAAGTACGGTCTGCGCAAGGGCGACGCCATCACCGGCGCCGTGCGCCAGCCCCGGGAGGGCGAGCGCCGGGAGAAGTTCAACGCGCTGGTGCGGCTGGACACCATCAACGGGATGGCGCCGGACCAGTCCCGCAGCCGCCCGGACTTCTCCAAGCTCGTCCCGCTGTACCCGCAGGAACGGCTGCGGATGGAGAACGACCCGAGCGACCTGGCGACCCGCATCATCGACCTGGTCTCTCCCGTCGGCAAGGGCCAGCGCGGCCTCATCGTCTCCCCTCCGAAGGCCGGGAAGACGACGGTCCTGCAGTCCATCGCCAACGCGATCACCGAGAACAACCCCGAGTGCCACCTCATGGTCGTTCTGGTGGACGAGCGGCCGGAAGAGGTCACCGACATGCAGCGCACGGTGAAGGGTGAGGTGATCCACTCCACCTTCGACCGGCCTGCGGACGACCACACCACGGTGGCCGAACTCGCGATCGAGCGGGCGAAACGGCTGGTGGAGATGGGGTTGGACGTCGTGGTGCTGCTCGAGTCGCTGACGCGGCTGGGGCGGGCCTACAACCTCGCGGCTCCGGCGAGCGGGCGCATCCTCTCCGGCGGTGTGGACTCCACCGCGCTGTACCCGCCGAAGCGCTTCTTCGGCGCGGCGCGCAACATCGAGAACGGCGGCTCCCTGACGATCCTGGCGACCGCCCTGGTCGAGACCGGTTCCCGGATGGACGAGGTGATCTTCGAGGAGTTCAAGGGAACCGGCAACATGGAGCTGAAGCTCAACCGTCAGCTCGCGGACAAACGGATATTCCCCGCGGTGGACGTGGACTCGTCCAGCACCCGCAAGGAGGAGATCCTGATGTCGAACGACGAGCTCAACATCGTGTGGAAGCTCCGCCGGGTGCTGCACGCCCTGGACACGCAGCAGGCCATGGAGCTGCTCCAGGACAAGATGAAGGACACCAAGAGCAACCCGGAGTTCCTCCTCCAGGTCCAGAAGACCACGGTCGGCCCGAACGACAACTAG
- the thrB gene encoding homoserine kinase, translating into MSQPFPSGVRVRTPATSANLGPGFDTFGLALGLYDEIEVEPREDGAVTVDLAGEGEDDVPRDGNHLVVRAIRAVFERAGREMPGLDVRCRNRVPHGRGLGSSASAIVGGVTAATVLLGEVDPADGRPDRDRVFQLAAGVEGHPDNVAPCVYGGFTLAWHEGERWRCLRVEPSLRLRPVVCVPNQRLSTEQARGLLPESVPHADAVFTAGRAALMTAAVSGRPELLLEATQDRLHESYRAPAMSQSAELARALRETARLPAVISGAGPTVLVFGWESAGGTGEERRIGDGLVDSVREVAGTSWHIRPLQTDPAGVWISSPRSSTCGEE; encoded by the coding sequence ATGTCCCAGCCTTTCCCCTCCGGGGTGCGGGTGCGCACCCCGGCGACCAGCGCCAACCTCGGTCCGGGGTTCGACACGTTCGGCCTGGCTCTGGGGCTGTACGACGAGATCGAGGTCGAGCCCCGCGAGGACGGGGCCGTCACGGTGGACCTCGCCGGTGAGGGCGAGGACGACGTGCCGCGGGACGGCAACCACCTGGTGGTGCGGGCGATCCGCGCGGTTTTCGAGCGCGCGGGACGCGAAATGCCGGGGTTGGACGTGCGGTGCCGCAACCGGGTCCCGCACGGGCGCGGCCTGGGATCCTCCGCCTCGGCGATCGTGGGGGGTGTCACCGCCGCCACCGTGCTGTTGGGGGAGGTTGACCCGGCTGACGGGCGCCCGGACCGCGACCGTGTCTTCCAGCTGGCCGCCGGCGTTGAGGGGCACCCGGATAACGTGGCCCCCTGCGTCTACGGTGGTTTCACACTCGCCTGGCACGAGGGGGAGCGGTGGCGTTGCCTGCGTGTCGAGCCTTCGCTGCGGTTGCGGCCGGTCGTGTGCGTCCCGAACCAGCGGTTGTCCACCGAGCAGGCGCGTGGGCTTCTCCCGGAGTCGGTGCCGCACGCTGACGCCGTTTTCACCGCTGGCCGCGCGGCGCTGATGACGGCCGCGGTCTCCGGGAGGCCGGAACTGCTGCTGGAAGCGACCCAGGACCGCCTGCACGAGTCCTACCGCGCCCCGGCGATGTCTCAGAGCGCGGAGCTCGCGCGCGCGTTGCGGGAGACGGCGAGGCTGCCCGCGGTGATCTCCGGGGCCGGACCCACCGTGCTCGTGTTCGGCTGGGAGAGCGCCGGCGGGACGGGCGAGGAGCGCAGAATCGGGGACGGCTTGGTTGATTCAGTACGGGAAGTGGCGGGTACGAGTTGGCATATACGCCCCTTACAAACCGATCCGGCAGGGGTGTGGATCAGTTCTCCCCGTTCATCGACCTGTGGCGAGGAATAG
- the thrC gene encoding threonine synthase gives MARAWRGVVAEYRDRLPVTEEAPVVTLHEGGTPLVPANRVSELTGCEVYLKVEGLNPTGSFKDRGMTMAITKAAEEGAKAVICASTGNTAASAAAYAVRAGMTCAVLIPDGKIAMGKLAQALVHGARPLQVQGNFDDCLELASKLSVDYPVALVNSVNPYRLQGQKTAAFEVVDALGDAPDVHCLPVGNAGNITAYWMGYTEYASAGAAGGTPRMFGFQSSGSSPIVNGEPVSQPRTIATAIRIGNPASWSHAERARDESGGRIDAVTDRQILTTYRMLAAQEGVFVELASAASVAGLMQAVQQGRVEPGSRVVCTVTGNGLKDPDWALSGAPRATRIPVDAHAAAGALGLD, from the coding sequence ATGGCGCGGGCGTGGCGAGGTGTCGTCGCGGAATACCGGGACCGTCTTCCTGTCACCGAGGAAGCACCGGTCGTCACACTGCACGAGGGGGGAACACCGCTCGTTCCCGCCAACCGGGTGTCCGAACTGACCGGTTGCGAGGTGTACCTCAAGGTCGAGGGGCTCAACCCCACCGGGTCGTTCAAGGACCGCGGTATGACCATGGCCATCACGAAGGCCGCTGAGGAGGGGGCGAAGGCGGTCATCTGCGCCTCGACCGGCAACACCGCGGCGAGCGCCGCCGCCTACGCGGTGCGTGCCGGAATGACATGCGCCGTGCTCATCCCGGACGGGAAGATCGCCATGGGCAAGCTCGCCCAGGCGCTGGTGCACGGCGCTCGGCCGTTGCAGGTCCAGGGCAACTTCGACGACTGCCTGGAACTGGCCAGCAAACTGTCGGTGGACTATCCGGTCGCGTTGGTGAACTCGGTCAACCCCTACCGGCTGCAGGGCCAGAAGACGGCGGCGTTCGAGGTCGTGGACGCCCTCGGGGACGCCCCAGACGTGCACTGTCTGCCGGTGGGCAACGCGGGCAACATCACCGCCTACTGGATGGGCTACACCGAGTACGCCTCCGCGGGAGCGGCGGGCGGAACACCGCGCATGTTCGGGTTCCAGTCCAGCGGTTCCTCGCCGATCGTCAACGGCGAACCGGTGTCGCAGCCGCGCACCATCGCCACCGCGATCCGGATCGGGAACCCCGCCTCGTGGAGCCACGCGGAACGGGCCCGGGACGAGTCCGGCGGGCGTATCGACGCGGTGACGGACCGCCAGATCCTGACGACCTACCGGATGCTGGCGGCGCAGGAGGGCGTGTTCGTCGAGCTCGCCTCGGCCGCCAGCGTGGCCGGGCTGATGCAGGCTGTCCAGCAGGGGAGGGTGGAGCCCGGCAGCCGGGTGGTGTGCACGGTGACCGGGAACGGGCTCAAGGACCCGGACTGGGCGCTCTCGGGCGCTCCCCGGGCGACGAGGATCCCGGTCGACGCGCACGCTGCCGCGGGCGCACTGGGCCTGGACTGA
- a CDS encoding homoserine dehydrogenase: protein MAMKVALLGCGVVGAEVVRLINEQSAELGARVGAPLEIGGVAVRRVGGTRGTGLDPELFTTDAMGLVTRPDIDLVVEVVGGIEPARSLILAAVKSGKSVVTANKALLAEDGATILTAAREAGVDVYYEAAVAGAIPLLRPLRDSLAGDRVNRVLGIVNGTTNFILDRMDAMGAGFAESLEEAQSLGYAEADPTADVEGFDAAAKAAILARLAFHTQQVTAADVHREGITEVSAGDIASARAMGCVVKLLAICQRSADGDAVGVRVHPVMLPREHPLANVNEAYNAVFVEAESAGRLMFYGAGAGGTPTASAVLGDVVAVARNRLAATSAGEGGDDTGMPVHPMGKTVTRYHIALDVADRPGVLARVADVFAGNGVSIKNVRQEGHGEDAQLVLVSHQAPDAALGATVEELRGLDMVRSVASVMRVEAFADQA, encoded by the coding sequence ATGGCGATGAAGGTGGCGCTGCTCGGGTGCGGCGTTGTGGGCGCGGAAGTGGTGCGGCTGATCAACGAGCAGTCGGCCGAGCTGGGCGCACGCGTGGGAGCACCCCTGGAGATCGGAGGGGTCGCGGTGCGCCGCGTCGGAGGCACACGCGGCACGGGACTGGACCCGGAGCTGTTCACGACCGACGCCATGGGCCTGGTGACCCGTCCCGACATCGACCTCGTGGTCGAGGTGGTCGGCGGCATCGAGCCGGCGCGTTCGCTCATCCTGGCCGCGGTGAAGTCCGGTAAGTCCGTGGTGACGGCCAACAAGGCGCTGCTGGCGGAGGACGGCGCCACCATCCTCACGGCCGCCCGGGAAGCCGGGGTCGACGTGTACTACGAGGCCGCGGTCGCCGGTGCCATCCCGCTGCTGCGGCCGTTGCGGGACTCGTTGGCGGGGGACCGGGTGAACCGGGTGCTCGGCATCGTCAACGGCACGACGAACTTCATCCTCGACCGGATGGACGCGATGGGGGCCGGGTTCGCGGAGTCCCTGGAGGAGGCGCAGTCGCTGGGCTACGCCGAGGCCGACCCCACGGCTGACGTCGAGGGGTTCGACGCCGCCGCCAAAGCCGCGATCCTGGCCCGGCTGGCGTTCCACACCCAACAGGTGACCGCTGCCGACGTGCACCGGGAGGGCATAACGGAGGTGTCGGCGGGAGACATCGCCAGCGCCAGGGCCATGGGGTGCGTCGTCAAGCTGCTGGCGATCTGCCAGCGCTCTGCCGACGGCGACGCGGTCGGGGTGCGTGTGCACCCGGTGATGCTGCCGCGGGAGCACCCGCTGGCGAACGTCAACGAGGCCTACAACGCGGTGTTCGTCGAGGCGGAGTCCGCGGGGCGCCTGATGTTCTACGGTGCTGGTGCGGGCGGCACTCCCACGGCCAGTGCGGTCCTCGGCGACGTGGTGGCGGTGGCTCGCAACCGGCTCGCTGCGACCTCCGCGGGGGAGGGCGGCGACGACACCGGCATGCCGGTCCACCCCATGGGCAAGACGGTGACGCGGTACCACATAGCGCTGGACGTGGCGGACCGTCCGGGGGTGCTCGCCCGGGTGGCCGACGTGTTCGCGGGTAACGGCGTCTCGATCAAGAACGTGCGCCAGGAGGGGCACGGAGAGGACGCGCAGCTCGTCCTCGTCAGCCACCAGGCGCCCGACGCCGCGTTGGGCGCGACGGTGGAGGAACTGCGCGGGCTCGACATGGTGCGTTCCGTCGCCAGTGTCATGCGGGTGGAGGCGTTCGCCGACCAGGCGTGA
- the lysA gene encoding diaminopimelate decarboxylase: MSRYAHPAGPRHADVLPEEHPPTPPHDPSGLDPRVWPGTAERLDGELTVGGIGVSELADRYGTPLFVLDEAEFRSRAGEYRDAFGSGGADVYYAGKALLTKAVARWVREEGLKLDVCSGGELAVALAADFPPERIGMHGNNKSEEELARALDAGVGRIVLDSFDEIERLERLAAERGSVPDVLVRVTTGVEAHTHEFVATAHDDQKFGLALSTGAAAEAVRRVSAAENLSLVGLHSHIGSQIFDTAGFEVAAARVTRFLAETHRELGVTLPELNLGGGLGIAYVSSDTPLDPKTIAHSLLDIVQRECDTHGIPVPRLGVEPGRAIAGPSGITVYRVGTVKDVEGLRTYVSVDGGMSDNIRTALYGSEYTCLLASRNGEGTEPVLARLVGKHCESGDIVVPDLYLPRDVRAGDLVAVAATGAYCHSMASNYNNLPRPAVVAVRSGEARALVRRETEEDLLRRDVG, encoded by the coding sequence ATGAGTCGTTACGCCCATCCAGCCGGTCCGCGTCACGCCGACGTGCTACCGGAGGAGCACCCGCCGACGCCGCCGCACGACCCCTCCGGCCTCGACCCGCGGGTCTGGCCGGGAACCGCCGAACGCCTGGACGGTGAGCTGACGGTCGGCGGGATCGGCGTCTCCGAGCTCGCCGACCGGTACGGAACGCCGCTGTTCGTCCTGGACGAAGCGGAGTTCCGCTCCCGCGCCGGCGAATACCGCGACGCTTTCGGCAGCGGCGGTGCCGACGTCTACTACGCCGGTAAGGCGCTGCTCACCAAAGCCGTGGCGCGGTGGGTCCGGGAGGAGGGGCTCAAGCTCGACGTGTGCAGCGGGGGCGAACTCGCGGTTGCACTGGCGGCCGACTTCCCGCCCGAGCGCATCGGGATGCACGGGAACAACAAGTCCGAGGAGGAGCTGGCACGCGCCCTCGACGCCGGCGTCGGGCGGATCGTCCTCGACTCGTTCGACGAGATCGAGCGGCTGGAACGCTTGGCGGCCGAACGCGGCAGCGTCCCCGACGTGCTGGTGCGGGTCACCACGGGGGTGGAGGCGCACACCCACGAGTTCGTCGCCACCGCCCACGACGACCAGAAGTTCGGCCTCGCGTTGAGCACCGGTGCCGCAGCGGAGGCGGTGCGGCGAGTGTCCGCGGCCGAGAACCTCTCCCTGGTGGGGCTGCACTCCCACATCGGCTCCCAGATCTTCGACACCGCCGGGTTCGAGGTCGCCGCCGCCCGCGTCACCCGTTTCCTGGCGGAGACGCACCGCGAGCTGGGGGTGACACTGCCGGAGCTGAACCTCGGCGGCGGTCTCGGTATCGCCTACGTCTCCTCCGACACGCCACTGGATCCGAAGACCATCGCGCACAGCCTGCTCGACATCGTCCAACGGGAATGCGACACCCACGGGATACCCGTGCCGCGCCTGGGAGTGGAACCGGGACGCGCTATCGCGGGCCCGAGCGGTATCACCGTGTACCGGGTCGGTACGGTCAAGGACGTCGAGGGGTTGCGCACCTACGTCAGTGTGGACGGCGGGATGAGCGACAACATCCGCACCGCGCTGTACGGGTCGGAGTACACCTGCCTCCTGGCGTCCCGGAACGGGGAGGGCACCGAGCCCGTGCTGGCCCGCCTGGTGGGCAAGCACTGCGAGAGCGGCGACATCGTCGTCCCCGACCTGTACCTGCCGCGTGACGTGCGTGCGGGCGACCTCGTGGCGGTGGCGGCCACCGGTGCCTACTGCCACTCGATGGCCAGCAACTACAACAACCTCCCGCGGCCGGCCGTGGTGGCGGTGCGGTCCGGGGAAGCCCGTGCGCTCGTGCGCCGGGAGACCGAGGAGGACCTGCTCCGCCGCGACGTAGGCTGA
- a CDS encoding DALR anticodon-binding domain-containing protein has product MNTALREAAARANGVELAAVPDAHPHRPRRGAAGDCVSALPLRLAGTVGRPAAETAAATAAELRASGAFAAVSHTDRGFLSVTCTTAAWVALAGTVARNAAEHLTEGRWDGTRDPATEPPAVLADAGPVAEARRWARADARRRLRSARAPVAAAPAGMPPAAATDDVTWRDPYLDAPAGGTESARLLNAVGEASARIAFCRSSSEELRPGEETGPGLPALPNAHHPGDWAWHTASNPAFCLRYAHAHAVATRQWTEDAGLPPASATGETTRAGEAALDTPSVHALLGKLFDAPAMLEAAGRRGQPHLWVRYLETLAVAYHEWRGPCGVIPGETTGREAADAARRETAARLDLCAAAAGVLRTGLFLLGVSAPTRL; this is encoded by the coding sequence GTGAACACCGCACTTCGGGAAGCCGCCGCCCGAGCCAACGGTGTCGAGCTGGCCGCGGTCCCGGACGCGCACCCGCACCGCCCCCGGCGGGGCGCGGCGGGTGACTGCGTCAGCGCCCTGCCGCTGCGGCTGGCGGGAACCGTCGGCCGCCCAGCAGCGGAGACGGCCGCCGCCACCGCCGCCGAGCTCCGCGCCAGCGGCGCCTTCGCCGCCGTGTCCCACACGGACCGGGGGTTCCTCTCCGTGACGTGTACCACGGCCGCCTGGGTCGCGCTGGCGGGAACCGTCGCCCGGAACGCGGCGGAGCACCTCACCGAGGGGCGCTGGGACGGGACGCGGGACCCCGCCACCGAACCCCCGGCCGTGCTGGCCGACGCGGGACCGGTCGCAGAGGCCCGCCGCTGGGCACGCGCCGACGCGCGGCGGCGGCTCCGCTCCGCCCGTGCTCCCGTGGCGGCCGCCCCGGCTGGTATGCCCCCGGCCGCCGCCACCGACGACGTGACGTGGCGGGACCCGTACCTGGACGCGCCCGCGGGCGGGACGGAGAGCGCGCGGCTGCTCAACGCCGTGGGGGAGGCGAGCGCCCGGATCGCGTTCTGCCGTTCTTCCTCCGAGGAGCTCCGCCCGGGGGAGGAGACCGGCCCCGGGCTTCCCGCACTACCGAACGCCCACCACCCGGGAGACTGGGCGTGGCACACCGCCAGCAACCCCGCCTTCTGCCTGCGCTACGCGCACGCTCACGCCGTGGCCACCCGGCAGTGGACCGAGGACGCGGGGCTGCCCCCCGCCAGTGCGACGGGGGAGACCACCCGCGCGGGGGAGGCCGCACTCGACACCCCCTCCGTGCACGCGCTGCTGGGGAAACTGTTCGACGCGCCCGCGATGCTGGAGGCCGCCGGCAGACGCGGCCAGCCCCACCTCTGGGTGCGCTACCTCGAGACTCTCGCTGTTGCCTACCATGAGTGGCGAGGGCCCTGCGGCGTCATCCCTGGGGAGACCACCGGCCGGGAGGCGGCCGATGCCGCGCGCAGGGAGACCGCCGCCCGGCTCGACCTGTGTGCCGCCGCGGCGGGTGTGCTGCGAACGGGATTGTTCCTGCTCGGCGTGTCCGCGCCCACAAGGTTGTGA
- a CDS encoding response regulator, with protein MSETLARVLVVEDNDVIRDLITVNLELEGFEVHTAVDGHECLRRASEVGPDVVTLDIMMPDLDGWIAASRLREAEETQAVKIVLITARAQDDDLRRGRELGVDAYLTKPFDPTQLVRVVRDLAGVG; from the coding sequence GTGAGTGAAACGCTGGCACGGGTACTGGTCGTCGAGGACAACGACGTGATACGGGATCTGATCACCGTCAACCTCGAGCTGGAGGGCTTCGAGGTGCACACGGCCGTCGACGGCCACGAGTGTCTGCGCCGGGCGAGTGAGGTCGGGCCGGACGTGGTGACGCTCGACATCATGATGCCCGACCTGGACGGGTGGATCGCCGCATCCCGGCTGCGGGAGGCCGAGGAGACCCAGGCAGTGAAGATCGTGCTGATCACCGCGCGGGCCCAGGACGACGACCTGCGGCGCGGCCGGGAACTCGGGGTGGACGCCTACCTCACCAAACCGTTCGATCCCACACAGCTCGTTCGCGTCGTGCGCGACCTCGCCGGGGTCGGTTGA